A window of Salvia splendens isolate huo1 chromosome 8, SspV2, whole genome shotgun sequence genomic DNA:
ACGATACACACACAGGAACCCTAATCATACTTGCTGACAAGGGGAGGACGATACACACACAGGAAATCAAGTATGGTTTTTTGGCACGCCTTTCGCAACAAGGAACTTGTGACGCCCAACATATGGCTCGagatattttatatttgttgaGATAATTACATTgggcaccaccaccaccactataTTAAGACTCCTTTCTTTGCAACATATTGCGATGTTCTGAACATGAATCATTTGGTTTAATTcttatactagtactagtactagtactagtactagtactcTATAAACATATTTGGCCACAGTTTGTGATAAAAGCACCGTGTTTatatttctctttatttttagAGTCAACTACACAATTTGTCTATTGCGGCTTTTTACTGCCAAACACTATGTTTTAGTTCAAATTTAACTTAATGTTTGACCAAATTATTGACTTAATTATAACATAATTAACTTAATATAGAAATTTATAGaatattttttacttaaaatataaattgattaaataatGAATGAATATCACTTGGAAAATAAAGGGGAAAACAGTTTCTAACTAACTctcaataatttaaatttcttattaattatttaaatttcttaTAATTGAGAATcaactatttaattaaatttaaaggaAGTAATATAAAACTAGCCCAAAGGAATTATTTGGGTCATTTTAAGTATCAAAACGAGCCCAATTGTAATTAAATCCGAGTTGGGCTCCCTTCTATTTTCATAAAAGTAAGTAAATAACAAATTGAACTCAATTATATGCCACCTCTCTTCCCTGGTGATTCTATCCCTTTCTCCCCCACCTCTCTTTCTTCTCGGCCAGCTCCTAACGTCCCCACTttccctcttctctctctcacgACCGACGATCCAACGCCACGAGACAGTCTCGACTGCCATCCGCTTTTCTCCGGCATGCTATTATTTGGATTTTtacttattattttcatatgaTTTATTTTGCTCATTTCATGTCTTTGGATGAATTTAAGCAATTTTAGTTGTTAAATTCCTATATTTCTCATAAATTTTCTACATGCATGCTTGCTTTTTAAAACTAAATATTTACTAACCCATATATTGGTAAATAGTAAGAGTTGTTGGATTGATAACTTGGTTTCCAACGATCTGCAATTTTCTATTCACCTTTCTATTCATACGGATTGAGCAGATTTACCAGCTGAAATTGAGTGAAGAAGATGACGTAAATTGCCAACTAAGGAAATTTTAGAAGAACCTATCTTATTTGAGCGGCTTTGATGCATATTTAATTTGGTTATAGTaacatattaaaaattaaaactaaagtCCAATGTTGGTCCCTTATATTTGACCTAAAATTCTTTTAGGTCAtttacattaagtttgtgatcTTTTGGTCTctaacatattgttttggtacCTTTTTGGTCTCATACATAttgttttggtccaaaataaccATTTTCTGTTAAAATAAACAGTCAAAATGTTAgatcaatttaataaattaattataatatagaaCTAAAGTATTTATTGTCCCACCATTTACTCCATCGTAAACATTTTGTAAAATTTAATCCAGGGTGTTTCTTTTGAAAGTATTTTACCCAAAGTTAATTGTACTTTATTTCGAGACAAAAATAAAGTTGATTGTACTAACCTTATGCCGACGTTATGAGAAAGAACTTAGGTTAGGAGGAGATAAGATTTGCTCAACTTATAAATTTATACTTTATATCCAATACTtcactttaatttttaatattccAAAACTTAGAGACACAGTGCCATCACATCACTcaattttaatactccatatactaagatttaaaaaaataatttatccaGCAAACAAAGTTTATAGTTTTTAAAATCCTGAATAAACGTGAGTTATAGCCGGTTATGTTCAAGTGATCGGACTTAATTTATATATGCGAGCTTCTCTCATAAAAAAATTCATCAAAATTCTTTGAAACCAAAAAATGGGAAGGATCTCATTGCAATTTTCTACATTAAGAATTTAAATATGGGCAAATTACGGAAAAATCCGTAGTCAAATTTCGTTTGTCCTAcaattttatgataaaaatcattaatttattatttttcccGTATGTGAAATATATCTATTGTTCATTTGTGATATGTTGTAAATGTAGCTCGCAATTGAAATTATGATTTATGCCGTTcctatatattactccctctatcccacaaCCTCTATCCCACGAAGGTTGTCTCACTTTGATTGGACattgattttaagaaatttaataaaaaaatgaattggaaAAAGTTAATGGTACGTGAGTCtagttttatatattagttttataattaaatgtgagtaagaatgagttaggagaatatgaggttcactataaaaaatgataaaaagtgaaatggaatAAATTATATggaacggacgaaaatgaaaaaaatgataaaaaaagtgaaatCTGGATAAATTTTATGGAACGggcaaaattaaaaaatgagacaaactaaaatttGGAAAAATATGAACCGTTGGATTTAACTCATAATATATCTTCTGTCATATCTATCTGATGGTCCATCCAAAACACACAATTGCACGTGGGATATAGCTAATGTACGCCGTCACACTCACGAAGTGCATTTGCCGCGTATGTTATCGATTTTACCAATTGGATAACGCTTccacaaaatatacaaaataaattccGAGCCCTTCCAACACTACACGACGACACTAaactaaaatacaaaaataaatattttaaaatactctaaaaaaatacaggaatattatattaatattccCCTGCAATCATCTCGTACGGGCTGCGGAGGGGGCTATCAAACGGCCGGCGTCAAATCCGACGCGGCACTTAACGCCGTAACCTGCATCAAACGAAAGCGTTTTCGACGGAAACGACGCCGTCACGGCGTTGGTCGTCCGCCGGTACGGACCGAGCCACTTGTTCTGCATGAAGCGGTGCTTCCTCCACGGCGGCAGGTGGAGCCCCCGGCTCTTCAGCGACCGTTTCGCGGCGTCGCTCGCCGATTTCAGAATCTGCTTCAGATCGTCGATTTTTCCGACGAAAACCCTAGGCAGAAGCTGCAGCATCCGCTCGTAGGCGATCGTCGGCCGCGCGATCTCGAATTCCGACGCGAAATCCAAATCGACGAAGTACCGCACCGGCGACTGATCCGTTGTTAGAACATCGATGAACTCGTAGCTGCCGGCGGTGAGTCCGCCGCAGCTCGGCCACTTCGTCTTGCAAATCGCCGCATTGTAGCCACAATTCCTCAGAAACAGCATCACATTCCTCCGTAGGATCTGCTTATCCGATGATCCTGCGCAGGAGTAGATCTGAACCGCATTCTCCGCGCAGGCAGCGAGCGCGTTCCTGAACTCGTCCGTCCGATCCACCGCGATCGGAGTAATCGGATCAGAATTCCGGCAGCTCGGCGATTCGGTCTCCGAATCGGCACCGCAGCAGCACTCCGGCGACGATTCGCCGCTGCTGAAGCCGAAGAAGAGCTCGGAGAGGCTGGGGGAGGTGTCGGCGGCGGCGCTGTGCTCGCTTCCGCTGCTGAATCCGACGATCCGCGCCTTCACCTTCTCATCCAGCGGATCAGTCACTCTCTTCATCCTCGTCAAACTGTAcattttttgagtttttgtgATTGAACTTGGTGTGGAATGTTGAAGGGAAAAGCTAGGGATTTGGGATAATAAATGGGGATTAAGCAGGGGAATTAGGGGGGAATATTCTGGAGAAGCGAAGCATGAAAATAGGGAGAGAGGAAATGAGGTTTTATATTGATGGTGGTGGAAGAGGATATACTGGGTGTATGCGAGTCCAGTCGCGTGGTGAGTTTTAGTGGTTGGAGCATCAAGCATATCCGTTTGATTGTTCTCTCTCGGCATGTGTAAGGTCCTGATTGGGCCACGTGGCATCCACATGAATTATCTGGCACGAGCTGTCCACGTGTTTGCACGAGGACGGAGCGATTTGGGATGGGTGTTGATTTGTTGCATGCAAATTTTGTACGGTCGTCCGATTAATTTCATCATAATAGAATGTTTAAATGTTGTAAATTAtgaactactactttatttacaatttttataagatcaatttaattatatgtatatttatcTTGGACATATGTTTATGCACGTAATCGAgctcattttcttattttaagcAAGTCCAAAGAATGTTTTGTAATCGTGTAGTAAATGAGTGAGTTTACGTGATGGCATTGATGATTAATAAAGGGTAGGTGTTGCAAGGTAATAAGGataagaaaaattaaatgttttgatGTGACATTGATAATTGATATTGATAAGTATTAATTATGTGTAGGGATTCCTGGTTAATTTGGCTATGTTTATAGCATTGTCTAACACAACAAGTAACATTTATTCCataataatagagtcattttgtcattttaatatgtttaatagtaatagagttattttcatttttaataaaaatcaacatatttctctacacctactttactctctcttactttatctctcttaatctctctaccttttccattttccactttattctctatttacttaactcatgaactaacacaatttttcttaatcttcgtgacCAAAAGAAACACCTCAATTACTatgaaatgaatggagtatgaaATTAGGATGTGTACGTTAATTTCGTAGTATCTCATAATTTAATGACTtactactaacattttattttgtCAGCATTTGTATATCTACAGGTCCGCGACAGTGTCATAGACAGAACAAAAGCCACTTTTTTCCCACATACATTAGtagttcaaaaataaaattaaaagtaaataaatgtagtaattattcatttatttacaCTAGCTAGCACATAATGAAGTCATGACATTATTAgtttaaaagtaaaataaaagtagAAAGTAAATAAGTGTACTAATTCAGATGAGCACataaagaagcagaagaagaagagattgaATTGGTTTTTAGTATAACGAGTAAAATTTagaaacatcaagaaatttgcATCACTCTTAAATCATAATACTCACATTTTTGAATCTATGAGTGACTCTGAGCAATCTTCATAGAAATTGGAATACGTTCTTGATCAACCAGTTGTTATTCAATTGTACAAACATTTCATTTCAAAGTAGACTCTTATCTATTGCGATATCTGTCTTGTTATCAACTTTATATTGTTCAGTTTTCTTCCACTATTCATTTTAGTCATATAGCTTGACTTACTCAGTTAGACAGTCATTAGTTTTAGTAGTGTGCATGGTGGTTTCATTCATACTTCCAATTATATACTCCTAATTGTTGGCTAAATTGTTGTATTGTCTCCTTATGTGCTATATATGAGACACATATATATCTGTTCTATATAATTTCATGACGTTGCATAGCATTTTTTGGAGATTTTGTACTAAGATACTAATCCACTTCTTACCTAAAGTAGCTCTTTCCATTTGATTCTTCATTTTGTCATCAAATTAGAGATTCCATTTGATTCTTTATTTTGTCATCAAATTATAGTTTCGGGGTTGTTGGATCACAACTTCTTCTACATTGACTTGTATGCCACCTCCCTATAATGATTTTTTAGTAAAAGATATAAATTACtcaaaagaaatactactactaacttttttaattattttactgTCTCGACTTATTCGGCATTGCTATACGATTGAGTCGAATCTTTGTAATTCGAATTTGGgcccttttattttgtttttcaaagtagcattatatacatattgataaaaataatagtCACTATGGTtttcaaaatcatatttatatttatatgcaaatagtaaataaataaaaagtgacGAATTTTATTCGAGGTCATTCATCAACCGATAACGAGTTAGATgaaaaaatctttttttttagcATAAAGTGAAGTAGTTCACAAATTTGGGTTTAGCTTATAGTCTGGGCCTCAAGATGATGGCCCAACCAAATTAGATCACCGAAACAAATAGGGCTAAATATGTTTATATACAAATTGTAATagctcattttcatttttggtagtattattttctaatgaatagcaatattaatataatagctaaatatatatatatatatatatatatatatatatatatatatatatatatatataaaatcaatataagtACATTACAACCTCTATAaactgagattgagacttctcCGCATTACTATTTTTTAGTTTACTCTctccaatttatttattattatcattttctaaaataagCCCAAAAAGAAAAACCCAACTAAAAAAAGActgatggagtattatatacATGTGTTACAAAATAAGTATGTATGCGTCCCTCCACCTATCTTTGTACCAACAACTTATGTCAAATTAATTTAAACATCTAAATTCATcaagttaatttaattttgggCTAGCCCTATACTCCTATCCTAACACGATACTACTTTGCTTATTTAGTCAAAACCAATATTCAACCAtaacttaaataattaaattatgactATAATAACACTgctcttaaaaaattaaatttcacttAAATGgaaatatttattttggacCACCCATCTTCGCTTGGGCTCATGTTGTCACGAATGTGTTCTATGCCAATTCAAAATATCTCCATGctaagttttttatttatttattaaaatttaattattttactacGTATGTGTATATTAAATTGATAGCATTAATTAAAAGAGATGGATAATAAGTGGCACCGTACTATATCTGCATTATGTATATAATAAGCTACtacaaaaataccaaaaaaggAGGCGCTGCGCATCAACGGACTTTGGGTTAATGCAAacttaatttgttgtttttattcATTGCGcttataattattcaaaattgAACAATACCTAACTCTAAATCATAATACCCAAGCTTAAACCTTAAATAGTAAGCTGTCTCGTAAATTATTTTCCCAAGATATTTAATCTTTATTCCTAATGGTATTATACTGATTTCAGTTATTTAAATTTCGAGTGCATAGCTCACTCATAATGTCATCGATATCATTACTAAAATGACATAGTACTACATAATAAATGGACAGtgaaatatcaaataaataataagtaaatTGAAGCTTGACTAGATTCCATTGGTGCGTTTTAGGCTTTTCAGCATATTCGTGTATTTATTTCCATCTGATACGCTGCAATTGAGTAATAAATACTATagcaaaaaatattaaatataattttcaaaCCGAGTAAAGTCTAACTACACAAATTGAAAATGacctaaataaaatttataggATATTATTCTGAATTACTGAAAGAATTAATAAATACTTAGTCCACGATTTATATTAAACTATAGTACGAGTTTATTTGaattcctaaaataaaaaataaaatcgtcCCAATATTTGGTAGTCCtctctataatttttttattcttcgTCCACTTCCTTATAAATTAACCCACATAGAATCTAATTACTTATTtccacatttttttaaaatagtcAACTTTGTCCTCCCTTCTAGAATaccaatatatataattatttatacagtatatattaaaatatatatatacgcCCGCCCATTCCTCGCAACGACGTCGTGTCGGCATTTCTTCTTTACCACTCCCGTATTCTTCTTCTCCAAGAATGTTTTGACACCATCCCCTTTACCACCCTACCTTAAGAATTTATATACTGTATATATACACGCctatgtgtttgtgtgtgtatatatatatagagtatatTATTTGGAGCTAGTCAAATACAAAATCCTAACTCTGAACAAAATCAACCTGAGGAATTTCCCTCAGCTCAATTACGATTTCTCTGTACACTCCCTCTCTCTCATAAATAACTGCGATCAAATTGAGTAAATTCTGACAGAATTGCTGGTTTTTGGAAGCCAAAGCCATGCACGACGGAGATCTACACGGCGGCGACGGTGCGGTTGCGCTGGATTTGAAGAACCTGAAGGTGATCTCGCCGCTCGGCCGGGGCGCCAAAGGCGTCGTGTTTCTCGTACAGACAGAGACTGGCGAACTGCTCGCGCTCAAAGCAATGCTGCGATCCTCcatcgagaagaagaagaagatctcGACTGCCGGCGACGGCAGTGAGTACCGGAGGATCTGCTTCGAACGAGAAGTGTTGGCGTCGTTTCACCACCCTCTGCTGCCGCGACTGCACGGAGTTTTGGCTACTGATAAGATCGTTGGATACGCGATCGATTACTGCTCCGGCCGCGATCTGCATTGTTTGAGGAAGAAGCAAACCGAGAAAATGTTCTCCGATGACATCATCAggtatagatagatagatagatctcTCTCGGAATTAACGATTTCAATTTTCCGGCATCGTTATTgagatttcattttattttcgaTTCAGATTTTACGCGGCGGAGCTGGTGCTGGCTCTGGAGTATTTGCACAGTTTAGGCGTGGTTTACCGAGATCTGAAGCCGGAAAACGTGATGATTCAGGAAAACGGCCACTTAATGCTGGTGGATTTCGATTTGTCCACGAAACTCGCTCCTAGATCTCCAGAAAACCGCTCAGTCCCCTCCTCCGATTCAGATCTGCAAGCGAAGAAACCgaatcagaagaagaagaagctgtTTAGTTTCCGGAGTCGCCGCCGCGACTCGGGGATCACACCGGAAGAAACCGAGTCGGACTCAGCGAGCACCGCTTCCGACTCGGTCGAGAAGTCAAACTCGTTCGTCGGCACGGAGGAGTACGTCGCGCCGGAGATCGTGCTCGGCGACGGCCACGACTTCGCCGTCGACTGGTGGTGCCTCGGCGTCATGCTCTACGAGATGCTCTACGGATCGACGCCGTTCCGCGGCGCGAACCGGAAGGAGACGTTCTACCGGATCGTGACACGTGTCCCCGATCTGACGGGGGAGTCGACGCCGTTAAGGGGCTTGATCGGGAGATTGCTCGAGAAGGATCCGAGGAAGAGGATTTCCGTCGGCGAGATCAAGAGCCACGATTATTTCAAGGCGGTTGATTGGAATGTAATTACGGAAATGCCCCGACCGCCGTTTATTCCCGAGTTGACGGACGTTGGGGACATGGATGGGATTAACGACATTGACGTGGAGAAATACGTCGAAGGCGTGTTTGAGGAAAAAGTGGAGAATAATAGGAATAAAAACGCGTGGGTAAATAAGAATCACCCCACACAGATTCAGAATgataattttttgattttttgatatattttttttcatcatatacatgtgatttttgaaattatattatttaacagatgattattttattagtttgttaaaaaaaattgaattaatgaGTAGTGAATTATATTTCATGACATTGCATGTGAATGTTTTTAAGATTTTGAATGTGATTGATCTCACTGAGACTGGACCACTTGTGTTAATTACCATCAATTGCTGTTGTGTTGTACATTATTggaaaaaatcataa
This region includes:
- the LOC121745429 gene encoding serine/threonine-protein kinase OXI1-like gives rise to the protein MHDGDLHGGDGAVALDLKNLKVISPLGRGAKGVVFLVQTETGELLALKAMLRSSIEKKKKISTAGDGSEYRRICFEREVLASFHHPLLPRLHGVLATDKIVGYAIDYCSGRDLHCLRKKQTEKMFSDDIIRFYAAELVLALEYLHSLGVVYRDLKPENVMIQENGHLMLVDFDLSTKLAPRSPENRSVPSSDSDLQAKKPNQKKKKLFSFRSRRRDSGITPEETESDSASTASDSVEKSNSFVGTEEYVAPEIVLGDGHDFAVDWWCLGVMLYEMLYGSTPFRGANRKETFYRIVTRVPDLTGESTPLRGLIGRLLEKDPRKRISVGEIKSHDYFKAVDWNVITEMPRPPFIPELTDVGDMDGINDIDVEKYVEGVFEEKVENNRNKNAWVNKNHPTQIQNDNFLIF
- the LOC121743948 gene encoding uncharacterized protein LOC121743948; the encoded protein is MYSLTRMKRVTDPLDEKVKARIVGFSSGSEHSAAADTSPSLSELFFGFSSGESSPECCCGADSETESPSCRNSDPITPIAVDRTDEFRNALAACAENAVQIYSCAGSSDKQILRRNVMLFLRNCGYNAAICKTKWPSCGGLTAGSYEFIDVLTTDQSPVRYFVDLDFASEFEIARPTIAYERMLQLLPRVFVGKIDDLKQILKSASDAAKRSLKSRGLHLPPWRKHRFMQNKWLGPYRRTTNAVTASFPSKTLSFDAGYGVKCRVGFDAGRLIAPSAARTR